The Aeoliella mucimassa genome includes the window GGTAGGAAGGAGGCTGCTTGTACTGACTTCAGTCGCGGAAAGAATGCTCGGCGAGAATCCTCTCGTATGCTTGGGATTGCCGCTGGCACCATTCTTCGGAGACCAACGAGAGTAGCTCTACATGTTTCCGGAACTGCTGCCGCCGAAAGTCTTCGCCTTCGATGCGGTGCCGCAACTCCCAATCGGTTGCCATCGCACAGGTCAGATCAGTGACCAGCCAGAATAGCAGCTCTTCTGCATCGGCGGTCGTCTGCCGTTGAAGCTCGGGTGTGAATACCAGTGAAGCGAAATCATTAGCTTAGGGCAGAAAGGCCATGAACCCGAGAAACCAGGGCTCTTCCATTTTTGCTTGACTTCCTAGCGTCCTGATCTTAGATTCGGCATTCCGTATCGCGGGTGGGGTGCGTTCGAGCCGCCCCAGACTGGCGATTACGTTCGGGGCAGGCTTATTTCCGCGTATGGCATTTTTGTTGGCAGCAAGAATAGTTTGCCCTAACAGTCCATCAGGAGAATTTACCGATGCATACGTTTCTCAGAGTTTTGTCGTTAGCGTTTGTGGTTAATTTCAGCGGGCATCTACATGGAGCTGTATTCGACCTCCCCGAAGTGACTGTATCTTCGATGGCGGCAACTAGTGGGCCATCATTTGTACTCCCGGTTGACCTAGAACCAGCTGATTCATTTCGAGCTCTAGTGTCAGGGACAGTAGATTTTGATTCAGATAATGGAGCCAACTATAGTGCCGACTGGAACGCTGCGGGAGTGGTTGTCCGAACACGTTCAACGAGACTGACTGTAGGTGGTTCAGACCCACAATTCGTTGACATTGGTTGGCTGCGTTTGAGTTTGGGGAACGACTCACTTGGATACTTCCCTTTGCTTGAGGTAGATGAGCAAAATGGATTCGGCAGTGCAGCCCCACCAGAGAGCTTAGTCCTCAACAGAGAGCTAGGCGACATTTTCGACATATCGGGATTTTCTGGTCTGCCAGCTGGCACTACTCTTCAATTTCGTATTTATGACTCGCCTACTTCTGACAATTCAGGTAGTTTCAAGATCTCGCAAATTCCGGAGCCAAGTACAGCGAGCATGGTGATAGTTGGTGCGATCGTTTTTGCCATGATGCGACGACTGTATGTCTCAGAGCGATACTCACGGGAATGCTCGTGAGTCGCAGCCGTCCGCTTTCGCGGGAGCTTCTCCGCGCGGAAGTAGAATGTTCTACTTCTGAATCAATTCCAGAAAGACTCAAAGGCCGGGGGCTAGACTCCTCGGCTTTTTCTGTTGGAGCGACGGCATCGCACCGGTCCTACCCAACGCATCGAGAGCAAGATATCCAGACTGCCAGAGAGGTGATCCAGATACTTCCGGGGAATCGTTTCTTCGCAGGTTGCCAGACAGCCCCCGGTTTTCAGCCAACCGTAATGTGCCTTCGATGTCATGGCGTAACCTATCTTCCTTGACGAAAGGAGAGTTGTACTCATTTCATTCGTTGCGTTCACTGATCTGCACTCCTTGCAATGTAGCCGATGGTGGGAACTCCAGGAAAGCATGCGCAGTGTGGTCGTGCATTTCGCACTCATCGTAGGGCCTCACTCCGCATAGAGCTCCGATTCCCGTTCCATCGCGAGGAACTTCTCGCAGATGGGGTGCAGCGACTTCCATTCGGGCGGTAGGGTGGAGTGCCATCGCAGTCGCTTGCTGTCAGTTTCGGGGCCAGCGTAGAGTTCGTACGATGTTCCGTCGAGGCTGGCGGTGTTCGCGGTTGGCGATGATGTGAGGTCGACTTCACCGATGGCCGAAAGCAGGTGCTGCAGCGTTGGTTCGCCGATGTTTAACGGAACCGATTCGTAGGTCGGTATCGGCTGCGGGAGGTGCTTCAGACGTTCGACCGGGTTGGCGAAGCGTGGGAGGTCGGTGGTCGTTCTCCACACGGTATGAAACGCCAGTAGCGTGTTGTCTTGCTGCAGAATATCGATCGAGCGAGTGTCGGAGAACGAAGGGAGAATCAAAAACTGCGCAGCAGGGCGATACTTGGTGGTGTCGACATGGGCAAAGCTACGCAAGTGATCCACCGCGTGCTCACGAAACCGTTGCCATTCGTGTTGCTGCTGGAGTTCCATGTTGCTGTAGTCAATAGTGAACTAGAGTCATTGCCGACTAGAATCAAGTGTCGGTGTTGCTCCGGCACGTATTTGTTCCACAGAGTCGAGCACGAGGACTGCGTAAGAACTTTAAGACACTCCCGTTCCTGCGCCGAGAGAGTCTCGCAGTACTCATCGCTGAAGTACCATAGGCTATTCTTGTCTTCAAAGTCAGTCATCGGTTACGGACTTATTCCCTCGCTCTCATCGACACGTATTAGCACGAGGGCTCGTTGATCGGTCTCCTTGATGACACGTACGGATACGACACCATGCGTCTTTCTACTATCGTAGGTGAAGTTGCGGGCATTCATTGAAGCTCTGCGTTGGATCGCAACTGCGGTAGTTCCAGAGTACTGAGGGCATGTCGTATGTAGCGACTCAGCCGCAACTTGGGGGACTAGATCTACGAATCGGTCGATGTCGGCGGTTTGTACTTCGAAAACGGCTTCTCGCCATGCGCTGTGTTTTAACTGCTGGACTTGACCATTTGAGGCAACCAATAGTGTGTAATCAAGGTCCAACAAGTCGCAAGCGTTCGTGATAATCTGCTTGCTGTCGAGCGATGTGAGGAACTCACTCGGCGTGTATCCTCGCTTCGAATCCAGCATCGCGACGACAGCCGCGACGGCCACGGTAAGAATCAGAATCTCGCGAATTGAGATTTGCCAGAAACGAGACGTCATGCGATTTGCGGAGGATAGATAGTAGGCTAACACAAGCGTTATTGATTATAGCAACCAGCCAGGTGGGATACTCGATGGGGGGGGTGAGTCGTTTTGCACTCCGTTATCTCCCAACTTCTCCACCCGAACTGCAACCGAGCCGGCTGCGTATCTCTTGGTGATTGAGGTTGACTTGCGGAGCCGTTCGCGTTCAGAATCGGCCAATCCCCGCACTTTTTCCTGGAGCACGATGAGATATGCCTAGCCTTTTGAACTTGCGAATGCCGAGGACCGTTCGAGTGATAGCACTGCTATTGGTCGCCGCGGGCATCGAGTCGAGTGCCTACGCTCAGGCGCGCGAAGACGAGGCGGTGCGGGCGTCGATTCAGGTGCTGAACGAGGTGATGGCGATCCCCGCCCAGGCGATTCCGCAGCGGATGCTCGAAGGGGCTGAAGGCATCGCGATTATTCCCAATGTGATCAAAGGGGGATTCGTGATCGGCGCCCGGCATGGCCGTGGCACTTTGATCGTCCGCGACGATAACGGCGGCTGGCACGCTCCGGTGTTCGTGACCCTCACCGGCGGTAGCGTTGGTTGGCAGGCGGGCGTGCAGTCGACCGACGTGATTCTGGTGTTCAAAACTAAAAAGAGCATCAACGGCATTTTCACCAACAAGTTTACGCTCGGTGTCGATGCTGCCGCGGCGGCCGGACCCGTGGGGCGGCAAGCGGCCGCAGCGACCGATGCTCAACTGCAGGCCGAGATTTATTCGTACGCGCGAAGTCGCGGGCTGTTCCTCGGGGCGTCGCTCGATGGTTCGATGCTCAAGGTCGATGGCATGGCCAACGCGGCCTACTACCAGAATCTCGATCCGCAGCAGCCAGTCGCCATTCCTCCGGCCGCGGTCGAGTTGGTTCGACAGGTCGATGCGTATAGCACGTCGCGAGTCACTCCGGTCGAGCCTGGTGCGGTAGCGAACAACGCGGTACCAGTGCCGAACAATCCGGGAACAACGCAGCCGATGGTGCAGCAACCGATGCCGACGCAGCAAGCCCCGTTGCAAGCGGTGCCAGGGCAACCGCAGTTGCTCGCCCAGCGGTACGCGACGCCCGACTCCGATGTGATTCGCGGGCAGCTCAGCAGCACCTCGCCGAAGTTGTTCGACCAGCTCACGCCCGAATGGCGGACGTACCTGGCGTTGCCGGCCGAGGTGTTTACCAACCAATCGCACCCGCCGGTCGAGGCGATTCAGCAATCGCTCCGCAACTACGAGCAGGTGATTGCCAATCCGTCGTACCAGGCGTTGTCGTCGTTGCCGGCGTTTCAGTCGACCTACGGGCTACTGAAGCATTACGAGAGCACACTGGTGCGGAAAGAGTCGGTGTTGAACTTGCCGCCGCCACCGACGTCGACGAACCTAGCGCCGGTTATTTCGCCTTGATCTCGCGGGTGAGCGTTTCGCCCCCTTTGATTTCGACAGTCTGACGCTCGGTGTGTTGGCTTTCGTTCGTCGGATTGGGATGGCCCCAAACTTCGTACGTGCCCGGCGGGATGTTTTGGAACGTCGCCTGGTTGTTGGCGTCGATTTGCGAGCTGCCGCCCCATTTGCCAACCGCGTTGCCCCCTTCGGGTTCGATCTCTACCAGGTACTCGTCTGGTTTCTCACCGGAGGCAAACTGCACGGTCACGGTCAGATTGCCAGCAGCAACCAGCTGTAAATCGTTGTCGTCGCTCGGCACCTTCACGCTGGGAGACAAGCCATTTTGGCTGTAGCCTTGTTTGCCGAAGGCAACGGTCACCGAGCCGAGTGGGATCGACGAGAAATGGAACTCTCCTCGCTCGTTCGTCGTGGTAGTAAGCTTTCGCTCGGGTAGGTCGTAGCGCTCGCCTGCAGGGGTGGCGAAGTGGCGGAGGTCGACCGTGGCTCCCGGCAGCGGTTCGTCGCTGCTGATGAGCACCCGCCCTGCAATTTCGCCGCCGCGGGAGAGTTGAGTCGACTGGTCGACCCACTGCGGTTGATTACGGTAGACCACGTATCCGACTTGTCGCGAAACGTATTCGTCGCAACTGGCGGTCACGCGATAGGTGCCGGGCGTTTGGATCTTGCTCACCCAGTGGCCCTGGTCATCGGTTGTCAGCGTCGTGGGCTTGCGTTCCTGCAGGTCGCCGGCAGGGTCGATCTGAATGGTGCCGACGAGCGGCTCGCCGGTTGCCAGGTCGGTCAGGGTACCTTCGACCACCAGACCATCTTCCAGCGAGTAGCCATGCGCTTCGAGGCGGCGATCGATCACCTTGATGCCAGTAGGGAGCTGCACTTGATCCCAATCGATGTTGCCGCCGGTGTAGATCGTGAACTCGGCCGGGGCGCCTATTTCGCGATCGGCAGCCGACGTGGGATTAATCATCGGAGGGCTAGCCGACAGGTGGTTCCACGATTCCGAACGCCAGACAACGAATGTCCAGTCGATCTTCGCCTGATCGACCTTGTTGGAATAGCGGTTGGAATTGAGCCAGAAACTGCCGCCGACGCCACTCTCGACGATGATACGCTTGTTGGGACTCTCGACTGCGGCGAACTTCTCGAGCGCGGTGTTTAGCGCATCGGTATCGCCGCGGAACTCGCCATGGTACTGACCGCCGCCGAAGGGAGGGCCTTCCCAGTAAGCGACTCGCTGCGGAAGGTTAAAGCACTCGGCCGCGCCGGCCGGCCAGTCGGGAATGTCGATTGGGTCGTTGCCCACGTTGCCAGTGATGAGCGCAGAAGCCGGCGAGGTGACCAGCAGCAGAACCAGCAGCAGGGGAGTCGAGCGTCGCAGCATGAGCAAACTCCGGGGGCGAAGGCAAAGGTAGTAGGTGATCCAACAGAGCATCCTCCACCGC containing:
- a CDS encoding Imm63 family immunity protein, yielding MVFTPELQRQTTADAEELLFWLVTDLTCAMATDWELRHRIEGEDFRRQQFRKHVELLSLVSEEWCQRQSQAYERILAEHSFRD
- a CDS encoding lipid-binding SYLF domain-containing protein, with protein sequence MIALLLVAAGIESSAYAQAREDEAVRASIQVLNEVMAIPAQAIPQRMLEGAEGIAIIPNVIKGGFVIGARHGRGTLIVRDDNGGWHAPVFVTLTGGSVGWQAGVQSTDVILVFKTKKSINGIFTNKFTLGVDAAAAAGPVGRQAAAATDAQLQAEIYSYARSRGLFLGASLDGSMLKVDGMANAAYYQNLDPQQPVAIPPAAVELVRQVDAYSTSRVTPVEPGAVANNAVPVPNNPGTTQPMVQQPMPTQQAPLQAVPGQPQLLAQRYATPDSDVIRGQLSSTSPKLFDQLTPEWRTYLALPAEVFTNQSHPPVEAIQQSLRNYEQVIANPSYQALSSLPAFQSTYGLLKHYESTLVRKESVLNLPPPPTSTNLAPVISP
- a CDS encoding carboxypeptidase-like regulatory domain-containing protein, producing the protein MLRRSTPLLLVLLLVTSPASALITGNVGNDPIDIPDWPAGAAECFNLPQRVAYWEGPPFGGGQYHGEFRGDTDALNTALEKFAAVESPNKRIIVESGVGGSFWLNSNRYSNKVDQAKIDWTFVVWRSESWNHLSASPPMINPTSAADREIGAPAEFTIYTGGNIDWDQVQLPTGIKVIDRRLEAHGYSLEDGLVVEGTLTDLATGEPLVGTIQIDPAGDLQERKPTTLTTDDQGHWVSKIQTPGTYRVTASCDEYVSRQVGYVVYRNQPQWVDQSTQLSRGGEIAGRVLISSDEPLPGATVDLRHFATPAGERYDLPERKLTTTTNERGEFHFSSIPLGSVTVAFGKQGYSQNGLSPSVKVPSDDNDLQLVAAGNLTVTVQFASGEKPDEYLVEIEPEGGNAVGKWGGSSQIDANNQATFQNIPPGTYEVWGHPNPTNESQHTERQTVEIKGGETLTREIKAK